The following is a genomic window from Candidatus Aminicenantes bacterium.
TCAATGACGTCCTTTACAGGTAGGGGCACGGCGCGCCGTGCCCCGACGCCAATCGCCCCATCGCCCGAAATCAATTCCATCAACGTCTGTCCTTCCACGTATTCCATGGCGATATAGACCTGGTCATCGTGCTCGCCGATCTCGTAAATGATCACGATATTGGGATGGTTCAAGGCGGCCGCTGC
Proteins encoded in this region:
- a CDS encoding protein kinase, with product MTGKIVSHYKIIKELGRGGMGEVYLAEDTKLHRQVALKFLPKQLTADKEARERFEREAQAAAALNHPNIVIIYEIGEHDDQVYIAMEYVEGQTLMELISGDGAIGVGARRAVPLPVKDVI